A region of Procambarus clarkii isolate CNS0578487 chromosome 48, FALCON_Pclarkii_2.0, whole genome shotgun sequence DNA encodes the following proteins:
- the LOC138350980 gene encoding ribosome-binding protein 1-like, whose protein sequence is MEHQGEPGNVREHQGASGSVREPQGASGSTGERLEAPGSVRKHQGASESVRKHQGAPGSVRKHQEAPGSVRKHQEAPGSVRKRQEAPGSARERQEAPGSVRKHQEAPGSARERQEAPGASGSTRERQEAPGSVRKHQEAPGSARERQEAPGASGSTRERQEAPGSVRKHQEAPGSVRKHQEAPGSVRKHQEAPGSVRKHQEAPGSVRKHQGASESTRKHQGASERTRKHQGASESTRKHQGASESTRKHQGASESIRKHQGVSESTRERQKAPGSTRERQKAPGSTRERQKAPGSTRERQKAPGSTRERQKAPGSTRERQKAPGSTRKRQKAPGSVRKHQGASESTRKHQGASGSTRERQEASGSVRKHQGASGSTRENQGTSGSTGERQEAPGSVRKHREHQGASGSTRARQEAPGSVRERQGAPGSVREHQGASESPRKRQEAPGSVRKHQGASGSTRERQEAPGSTRERHRDSGCIAQH, encoded by the coding sequence ATGGAGCACCAGGGAGAACCAGGGAACGTCAGGGAGCACCAGGGAGCGTCAGGGAGCGTCAGGGAGCCCCAGGGAGCGTCTGGAAGCACCGGGGAGCGTCTGGAAGCACCGGGGAGCGTCAGGAAGCACCAGGGAGCGTCAGAGAGCGTCAGGAAGCACCAGGGAGCACCAGGGAGCGTCAGAAAGCACCAGGAAGCACCAGGGAGCGTCAGAAAGCACCAGGAAGCACCAGGGAGCGTCAGAAAGCGCCAGGAAGCACCAGGGAGCGCCAGGGAGCGTCAGGAAGCACCAGGGAGCGTCAGGAAGCACCAGGAAGCACCAGGGAGCGCCAGGGAGCGTcaggaagcaccgggagcgtcagGAAGCACCAGGGAGCGTCAGGAAGCACCAGGGAGCGTCAGAAAGCACCAGGAAGCACCAGGGAGCGCCAGGGAGCGTcaggaagcaccgggagcgtcagGAAGCACCAGGGAGCGTCAGGAAGCACCAGGGAGCGTCAGGAAGCACCAGGAAGCACCAGGGAGCGTCAGAAAGCACCAGGAAGCACCAGGGAGCGTCAGAAAGCACCAGGAAGCACCAGGGAGCGTCAGAAAGCACCAGGAAGCACCAGGGAGTGTCAGAAAGCACCAGGGAGCGTCAGAAAGCACCAGGAAGCACCAGGGAGCGTCAGAACGCACCAGGAAGCACCAGGGAGCGTCAGAAAGCACCAGGAAGCACCAGGGAGCGTCAGAAAGCACCAGGAAGCACCAGGGAGCGTCAGAAAGCATCAGGAAGCACCAGGGAGTGTCAGAAAGCACCAGGGAGCGTCAGAAAGCACCAGGAAGCACCAGGGAGCGTCAGAAAGCACCAGGAAGCACCAGGGAGCGTCAGAAAGCACCAGGAAGCACCAGGGAGCGTCAGAAAGCACCAGGAAGCACCAGGGAGCGTCAGAAAGCACCAGGAAGCACCAGGGAGCGTCAGAAAGCACCAGGAAGCACCAGGAAGCGTCAGAAAGCACCAGGGAGCGTCAGAAAGCACCAGGGAGCGTCAGAAAGCACCAGGAAGCACCAGGGAGCGTCAGGAAGCACCAGGGAGCGTCAGGAAGCATCAGGGAGCGTCAGAAAGCACCAGGGAGCGTCAGGAAGCACCAGGGAGAACCAGGGAACGTCGGGGAGCACCGGGGAGCGTCAGGAAGCACCGGGAAGCGTCAGGAAGCACCGAGAGCACCAAGGAGCGTCAGGAAGCACCAGGGCGCGTCAGGAAGCACCAGGGAGCGTCAGGGAGCGTCAGGGAGCACCAGGGAGCGTCAGGGAGCACCAGGGAGCGTCAGAAAGCCCCAGGAAGCGTCAGGAAGCACCAGGGAGCGTCAGGAAGCACCAGGGAGCGTCAGGAAGCACCAGGGAGCGTCAGGAAGCACCAGGGAGCACCAGGGAGCGTCACAGAGACTCGGGATGTATTGCACAACATTAG
- the LOC138350979 gene encoding uncharacterized protein, whose protein sequence is MIILLARKRPDLTRNLTIDKKLLVHKTVLVHKTLLVHKTLLVHKTVLVHKTLLVYKTLLVYKTVLVYKTVLVHKTLLVYKTLLVYKTLLVYKTVLVYKTLLVHKTVLVHKTVLVHKTLLVHKTLPVHKTLPMHKTLLVHKTLPVHKTLPMHKTLLVHKTLPVHKTLPVHKTLPVHKTLLVHKTLPVHKTLPVHKTLLVHKTLPVHKTLPVHKTLPVHKTLPVHKTLPVHKTLPVHKTLPVHKTLPVHKTLLVHKTLLVHKTLPVHKTLPVHKTLLVHKTLLVHKTLPVHKTLPVHKTLLVHKTLLVHKTLLVHKTLLVHKTLLVHKTLPVHKTLPVHKTLLVHKTLLVHKTLPVHKTLLVHKTLLVHKTLPVHKTLPVHKTLPVHKTLPVHKTLPVHKTLPVHKTLPVHKTLPVHKTLPVHKTLPVHKTLPVHKTLPVHKTLPVHKTLPVHKTLPVHKTLLVHKTPLVHGLAVQSDNQKIHLRIHSSKILLTIHFVLHSVRTVEGRVCKVVSPVHHTDISARHPSTKSRWASPTTG, encoded by the coding sequence GAACCTGACAATTGACAAGAAATTGCTGGTGCACAAGACGGTGCTGGTGCACAAGACGCTACTGGTGCACAAGACGCTACTGGTGCACAAGACGGTGCTGGTGCACAAGACGCTGCTGGTGTACAAGACGCTGCTGGTGTACAAGACGGTGCTGGTGTACAAGACGGTGCTGGTGCACAAGACGCTGCTGGTGTACAAGACGCTGCTGGTGTACAAGACGCTGCTGGTGTACAAGACGGTGCTGGTGTACAAGACGCTGCTGGTGCACAAGACGGTGCTGGTGCACAAGACGGTGCTGGTGCACAAGACGCTACTGGTGCACAAGACGCTACCGGTGCACAAGACGCTACCGATGCACAAGACGCTACTGGTGCACAAGACGCTACCGGTGCACAAGACGCTACCGATGCACAAGACGCTACTGGTGCACAAGACGCTACCGGTGCACAAGACGCTGCCGGTGCACAAGACGCTACCGGTGCACAAGACGCTACTGGTGCACAAGACGCTACCGGTGCACAAGACGCTACCGGTGCACAAGACGCTACTGGTGCACAAGACGCTACCGGTGCACAAGACGCTACCGGTGCACAAGACGCTACCGGTGCACAAGACGCTACCGGTGCACAAGACGCTACCGGTGCACAAGACGCTACCGGTGCACAAGACGCTACCGGTGCACAAGACGCTACCGGTGCACAAGACGCTACTGGTGCACAAGACGCTACTGGTGCACAAGACGCTACCGGTGCACAAGACGCTACCGGTGCACAAGACGCTACTGGTGCACAAGACGCTGCTGGTGCACAAGACGCTACCGGTGCACAAGACGCTACCGGTGCACAAGACGCTACTGGTGCACAAGACGCTACTGGTGCACAAGACGCTACTGGTGCACAAGACGCTACTGGTGCACAAGACGCTACTGGTGCACAAGACGCTACCGGTGCACAAGACGCTACCGGTGCACAAGACGCTACTGGTGCACAAGACGCTGCTGGTGCACAAGACGCTACCGGTGCACAAGACGCTACTGGTGCACAAGACGCTACTGGTGCACAAGACGCTACCGGTGCACAAGACGCTACCGGTGCACAAGACGCTACCGGTGCACAAGACGCTACCGGTGCACAAGACGCTACCGGTGCACAAGACGCTACCGGTGCACAAGACGCTACCGGTGCACAAGACGCTACCGGTGCACAAGACGCTACCGGTGCACAAGACGCTACCGGTGCACAAGACGCTACCGGTGCACAAGACGCTACCGGTGCACAAGACGCTACCGGTGCACAAGACGCTACCGGTGCACAAGACGCTACCGGTGCACAAGACGCTGCTGGTGCACAAGACGCCACTGGTTCATGGCCTGGCTGTCCAAAGTGACAATCAAAAAATACATTTACGAATACATTCAAGTAAAATATTACTTACAATACACTTTGTATTACACAGTGTGAGAACTGTGGAGGGACGAGTCTGTAAGGTCGTCAGCCCCGTACACCACACAGATATTTCCGCCAGACACCCTAGTACAAAAAGCCGCTGGGCGTCACCCACAACAGGCtga